The Brevundimonas sp. SORGH_AS_0993 genome segment GGTAGGTCCCGCCGCAGGCGCGGACGAAGATCTCGGCGCCCCGGTCCTTGTCGATGAACAGCTGCTGGGCGTCGAACCGCTCCAGCTGCGCCAGCATGAAGTTCTGGACCACGGTCTTGCCCGATCCGGACGGTCCGCAGATGAAGGTGTGGCCGAGATCGCCGACATGGAAGTTGAACCAGAAGGGCGAACCGGCCGTGGTGCGGAGCACCGCGACGGCCTCGCCCCAGTGGGCGCCGCGGGTCTTGCCAACGGGATGGGCGTGGAACGGCGCCAGGGCCGCGAAATTGCGCGAGGTGATGGCGGCGGGCCGGGTGCGGCGGGCGAAGGCTCCGGGGAACTGGGACCAGAAGGCGGCTTCCAGGCCGAGATCCTCGCGCGCCACGACGAGGCCGGAGTCCGCAAGGATGGCGCGGGCCTTGGACAGGTGGTCGGCCAATGCGGTCGGGGTGTCCCCATGGACGAGGATCGAGGCCTGGTGCTCGCCCATGACGAAGCGGTTGCTGACGAGATCGTCGAGCGCGTCCGACAGGCCGGTGATCTGCGAGGCCGCGCGGTCCCGCGCGGAGACCATCTGGTTCTGCTTGCGCTCCATCACGGCGCGGGCCGAGGCCTTGGACAGGAAGGCGAAGGACTGGCTGATCACGAAGCCGAACCGGACGCTCAGCAGTTCGTCCCACAGCCCGGGCCGGGTCGTCGCCGGATACTCCTTGATGGCCAGGACGCCGGCGTATCGCGCATCGGCCGCGTCCCGCAGCTCGAGGGTCTCGCGACCGAAGATGGCCCGCACGGTGTAGACCGCCGAGCCAAGGTGGCCGAACACGATCGGGACCGGCGACCGGCGTCCGGTCAAGACGAGCCGCATGACTTCCATCGGCTCGGAGAACCACAGGCCGTCGCGTTCATAGAGACCGAGCCGGCACGGCGCGTATCGCCCGAGGTACTGGGCCAGATCGCGCCCGGCCTCCTCGATGCGCCGGATATGGGCGACCTCGACCTCGCCGTCGCTGCGGCGCGCCGCCTTCAGGCGTTTCGAAAGCGCCGCGGCCCGGTCGCCAGCGTCGCGACCCGGATGCAGGACGAGGGTGACGAACAGCTCGTTGATCCAGAGCTGCCGGCCCGCGACCCGATCGTCGTAGAGGGCGCCGAGTTCTCCGGCGAAGGTCGATCGAAAGCCGGAGGACCTCTCCAGGTCGACCGGACGGCGGACCACATGATGCCAGACCGCCAGGCGGTCATCGGCGAGATTGCGCCAGGCCTGGTTGAGCTTGACGTGCCAGTCGTTGAGATCCCGTGCGTCAGCGGTCTCGAAGCTGGCCCCGTCGATCTGGAACACCATCATCAGGGCGCCGCTGTCGAGCGCCACCACATGGTCCGAGACATGGCGGGCGTAGGGCAGATGCGGGCGGGCGTCGGCCTCGCGTCGTAGCCGCGCCGGAGGAACGCCGCCCTCAGCCACGGGACAGCTCCACCAGACGATAGCGGCGAACCAGGGGAAGGGGCGTCGCCGAACTTCCGCCCCAGAGGGCCGCATTCCGCGACCGGCCCTTGGTGTCGACATAGACGAAGAGGAGCCGGAAGGCGTTGTGGTCCGCCCGGCAGATCGCCCGGAACACCAGGTGCAGCGCCGGGGCGACGAGCAGATAGAGCAGGCTGCCTCCGACGAGGAAGACGACGCCCGAGACGATGACGTTGACCCCCATGGCCTCCATGGGCACGCCGAGGATCATGGCCGGCCGCGTGCAGGCCAGGAACAGCGGATCCTCGGTCAGGCGTTCGTCAGCCATGATGACCTCCGGCGGACAGACGGGACAGGATCAGGGCGAGGACGAGCCCCGAGGCGAGGCCGGCCAGGACTTGGGCGAACCGCTTGGGCGAGATCAGCTTCAGGCCGAGCATCAGGCACAGGGCCAGGACGATCGAGGCCGAAACGATCGCCAGCCAGGGCGCAGGCGCGTCCATCACGCACCGCCGGTGATCAGGTTGACGATCTCGGCCGCGCCGAAGACCACGACGATGCCGAGCACGACGATCGCCGCCCGCCGCAGGTCGAACAGGCCGAACATCCACAGGATGCCGACGACCACGACCGCCAGCACGGCCAGCAGTCGGGCCGTGTTGCCGGTGAGCATGTCGACGACGTTCTGCAGCAGGCCTTCGACATTGGCCGAGGCGAACGCCGGCTGGACGAGGACGAGGCTGGCGGCGAGGGCGATGGCGCCGGCGGCGCCGGCCTTTCGGACGGTCGCGGATGCGGTCATCTCAGAACTCCGTGTCTGGGGCAGCGGTGAAGGTGAGGACGGCGCTAGCTTGAGCCCGCCCGAAGACGTCCCAGGCGGCCGGGGGCTGCGTCGGGGTCGGCGGTGCGGATAGGTCGTCCGCGACGGGTCGAAGGGGGGCGAGCGGCAGAACGCCAAGGGTCGCGGCGGCCGCCTCGACGCGGGCGACGTAACCGTTGCGGAAACCCCGCTCCGGATGGCCGGTGTTGTATCGGGACAGCGCGACCCTCAGGGTCGTCTGGCGATCGACGCCCTCGGCGGGGCGATAGCCCGCGCGCAGGACGACGCCGGCGGCGGCGAGGTTGCGGCAGGGGTCGAACGCCGCCTCCACGGACAGGCCGAGCCAGTCCAGGTTGTCGCTGTTGATCTGGGCGACGCCGAGATCGAGGTTCGCGCCCCGCGCCAGCAGTCCGTGGGCGATGCGCGCGGCGTCGGCGGCGTCGCGCGCTGGACGGGCCGGGCGGGGACCTCGATTGACGCCGATCGCGATCGGGTTGAACCGGCTCTCCGCATAGGCGATGGCCGCCAGGGTTTCCGGGGCCACCTGCGGCGCGCAGGCCTGGGAGAGGGCGAGGATCAGATTGAGGTCCAGCAAGACGGGCTCCAGCGTGAGCCCCAAGCAAACCCGATCGGGAGCGGGACCGGCGACCCGCGAGCTCCCCGCCGGAGATCTACGGTAGGAAGATCCGGGGTTCAGGCGGTCGCTGGACCGCAGCGAGGCGGGCGACAGCCTGGATGCGGGTGCGGACGCCGAGGAGGCGACAGGCGGCCATGAGATGCTCATCGACCGTTCGGGGCGACAGGCCGAGACGATCGCCGATCCGGGCGGAGGTCAGACCGAGGGCCGCCAGGTCCAGACATTCCCGCTGGCGATCCGAAAGGCGGTCGCAGGGTGAAGCGGTCGGGGCGGAGGGATGAGGGGTGAGGACGTTCATGCCCGAATCCAACCGCGCAACCGACCCCGTGCACCAGTCCGGGAGTTTCGGACCGCAAGTCTACGACCGTGGCGAGGGCCGTTATGCGCCGTCGCCGGTCCCATCTTCCCGGGCGGGGGCCATCAACCGTCCCCGGCGCTGTTCAAGCCAGGCCTCGGCCTCGGCGTCGCGTCGGACGGATTGATCGGCCAGGTCCTTCAGGCTCTTGGTGAAGGCGTTGATGATGGTGCGGGCGTCCAGATCGCCGATGGCGTCCCCGGCTTCTTCGTCGAACTCCTGCAGCGCCACGGCGAGGATGGTCGCCAATTTGTTGTCGGCGCACCGCAAGGCGAAAGCGGGCGACCCCAGAGCGAGGGCGGCAAGTATCCCGTGCGGATCGCTGTCGGTGACCTCCGCGAAGCGGTGAATGCGCTCGATGTTGATCCGACCGGCGCCGGACTCGAAATGCTCATAGGACCGCAGCGCCATGTTCATGCCCTGGGCGACGTCCGCGGCCCGCATCCGCCGATGAGACCGGATCAGGCGCAGGCTGGAGGAGAGCACCGCGTTCGCCGTCTGGGTGTGCCGGGCGTCCATGTCTCCTGTTACTCCCTCGCCTCCGGCGCCACGCGACTACCAAGCGAGTGCACCCCTACAGGTTGAAAAATGCCTCAGCGATGCGTCAAATGAAAGCCTAGAAAGATCAACAGCATAAAAGCTACGGGTGTGACGCAACTTTCTTGCGGACAACAGTATAGGAGGCGTTGCATGACCCGATCGCCCCGAAGCCTGCCGGTCGTCGCTTTGCGTTGTGGGCTGGTTTGGAGGCGGCCGTGAGGCAGCGCGATCCCTTCGGCCTGGCGCTCGCCAGCCTGCGCGCCGCGCTTGAGGACGGCCTGGCCCCCGGACAGCATCTGTCCGTGGTGGATATCGCCGCGTCGCTCGGCCTGAGCACCAGCCCGGTCCGCGAAGCCCTGTCCCGCCTGTGCGGCGAGGGCCTCGTCGAGGATCGCCGCGGTCTGGGCTATTTCACCCGCGCCGCCCCCTTGGAGGATGTTCTGGGGCTGCTCGATCTGGAGGCCGCTCATGTCGGTCTTGCGGCGCTCTACACCCGGGTCGCCCAGCCCCGCGACGCCACGGACGCGTCCGTCGAGGCGTGGATCGACGACCTGGTCGACGCCTGCGACAACCAACCCCTGATCGAGAGCCTCGTTCGCGTGCGCCGTCGCCTGGCGCCGCTCAGACGCCTGAACGGCCCGACCGAAGCGGCCGCCGGCCCCGCGCCGGCGAGCAAGGTCGAGGCCTATTATGCGCGCTGGCGGATCGCCGCGACGGGTCTCGCATCCCGTGTTCGACGGATCGATCCAGATCAGTCGAAGTATACGCGAAATATAGTTTGAATCGATTTGCTTCCCGGCGTTGATGGTTCGTCGTCGACGTTTTGTCGACCTTCAAAACAGGAGACGATCATGACCAAAAGCACCTCGCGCCTCGTGCGCCTCGGGTCCGCCCGCACCCTGACCCGCGCGGTCTCGCGCGGCGAATTCGACGAGCTGAATCCGGTGCTGAAGTACACCATTCCGCCCAGCGAATGACCGGACGGGCCGCTTCGGCGGCCCGGACGTCCGGGCCCGGCCTCGCCCCGGACGCCGCGACCAGAGGCAATCCTGACACAGGAGAGGGATCGATGAAGATCCAGAACGAGACGCGCGTCCTGCGTCTGGGAGCCGCCCGTCGGCTGACCCGGGCGATCCTGATGGGACCGTTCACCGAACTGAACCCGGCCCGTCACTGGACGATGCCGCCGGAATGAAACCAAAGGGGCCGCCCGGTTCCGGACGGCCCCGCCGGGTCCCGCCGCAGGGCGGACCGGGCAAGTTCAGCTACAACAGGGGGAGGTCTGGGAATGGCCGAAGCGCTTCGCGCCGAGGACGGTCACTGCGGCTGGCTCGCCGAGGGCATTCACGCAGTCCGTGTCGGCGACGATCTGGTTCTGCTCGATCTCGCCGCAGACGACTATCTGTGCCTGCCGGAGTGCGGTGATCTCCGGATCGAGGGACGGCGGGCTCTGGGATCGATGAACGATCTTCTTCGCCTGGCCGCCGAGGAATTGCTGCATCCCACGTCGGCGCTGGACGATCGCGCCCCGCCGCCGGCCCTGCCGTCGGCGCGCCTACCGCCCGCGCCGCCGATCCGGCCGACGCTGCGAGATTTCGTTACCTTCGGCGTCATCTGGATCGACGCGGTGCGGCGTCGACCGACGCTTCTTGATCTCAGCCGGCGATACGCCCGGCGTCGCGGTCGCCAGTCTGATCCCGAGGCGCTCGCCGCGCGGGTCGAGGTGTTCCGCCAGTTGCTGCCGCTGGCGCCCTGGACCGGCGCCTGCCTGCTCCAGGCGGAACTGCTGCTGCGCTTCGTCAATGCCGCGGATCTGGACGCGGACTGGGTGTTCGGCGTCCGCACCTTTCCCTTTCTCGCCCATT includes the following:
- a CDS encoding lasso peptide biosynthesis B2 protein, yielding MAEALRAEDGHCGWLAEGIHAVRVGDDLVLLDLAADDYLCLPECGDLRIEGRRALGSMNDLLRLAAEELLHPTSALDDRAPPPALPSARLPPAPPIRPTLRDFVTFGVIWIDAVRRRPTLLDLSRRYARRRGRQSDPEALAARVEVFRQLLPLAPWTGACLLQAELLLRFVNAADLDADWVFGVRTFPFLAHCWLQSGDRCVSEAPETLTVYRPILVI
- a CDS encoding VirB4 family type IV secretion/conjugal transfer ATPase, which codes for MAEGGVPPARLRREADARPHLPYARHVSDHVVALDSGALMMVFQIDGASFETADARDLNDWHVKLNQAWRNLADDRLAVWHHVVRRPVDLERSSGFRSTFAGELGALYDDRVAGRQLWINELFVTLVLHPGRDAGDRAAALSKRLKAARRSDGEVEVAHIRRIEEAGRDLAQYLGRYAPCRLGLYERDGLWFSEPMEVMRLVLTGRRSPVPIVFGHLGSAVYTVRAIFGRETLELRDAADARYAGVLAIKEYPATTRPGLWDELLSVRFGFVISQSFAFLSKASARAVMERKQNQMVSARDRAASQITGLSDALDDLVSNRFVMGEHQASILVHGDTPTALADHLSKARAILADSGLVVAREDLGLEAAFWSQFPGAFARRTRPAAITSRNFAALAPFHAHPVGKTRGAHWGEAVAVLRTTAGSPFWFNFHVGDLGHTFICGPSGSGKTVVQNFMLAQLERFDAQQLFIDKDRGAEIFVRACGGTYLALRNGEPTGFAPFKALDPSPANRAFLVRLVRALVARPNETLTVPEARAIDQGVAALEALPRERRSIAALRSLLGQGDAGGVGARLERWQRGGPLGWVLDNDEDALSLEARFAGFDITQVLDHDEVRTPAMLYLFHRIAERVDGRRLVLDIDEFWKVLGDPAFTDLAQDGLKTWRKQNAFMVFGTQSPADALRSPIAHAILEQCATKIFLPNAHGQARDYVEGFGLTQEEFRLVREVLTPESHRFLVKQGHDSVVVELDLGGMDDALSILSGRTETTALLDRLRAEFGDDYARWRDPFHDQRRFL
- a CDS encoding lytic transglycosylase domain-containing protein, whose amino-acid sequence is MLDLNLILALSQACAPQVAPETLAAIAYAESRFNPIAIGVNRGPRPARPARDAADAARIAHGLLARGANLDLGVAQINSDNLDWLGLSVEAAFDPCRNLAAAGVVLRAGYRPAEGVDRQTTLRVALSRYNTGHPERGFRNGYVARVEAAAATLGVLPLAPLRPVADDLSAPPTPTQPPAAWDVFGRAQASAVLTFTAAPDTEF
- a CDS encoding GntR family transcriptional regulator yields the protein MRQRDPFGLALASLRAALEDGLAPGQHLSVVDIAASLGLSTSPVREALSRLCGEGLVEDRRGLGYFTRAAPLEDVLGLLDLEAAHVGLAALYTRVAQPRDATDASVEAWIDDLVDACDNQPLIESLVRVRRRLAPLRRLNGPTEAAAGPAPASKVEAYYARWRIAATGLASRVRRIDPDQSKYTRNIV
- a CDS encoding type IV secretion system protein VirB3 → MADERLTEDPLFLACTRPAMILGVPMEAMGVNVIVSGVVFLVGGSLLYLLVAPALHLVFRAICRADHNAFRLLFVYVDTKGRSRNAALWGGSSATPLPLVRRYRLVELSRG
- a CDS encoding TrbC/VirB2 family protein, which encodes MTASATVRKAGAAGAIALAASLVLVQPAFASANVEGLLQNVVDMLTGNTARLLAVLAVVVVGILWMFGLFDLRRAAIVVLGIVVVFGAAEIVNLITGGA
- a CDS encoding helix-turn-helix transcriptional regulator, encoding MNVLTPHPSAPTASPCDRLSDRQRECLDLAALGLTSARIGDRLGLSPRTVDEHLMAACRLLGVRTRIQAVARLAAVQRPPEPRIFLP
- a CDS encoding helix-turn-helix transcriptional regulator, with the translated sequence MDARHTQTANAVLSSSLRLIRSHRRMRAADVAQGMNMALRSYEHFESGAGRINIERIHRFAEVTDSDPHGILAALALGSPAFALRCADNKLATILAVALQEFDEEAGDAIGDLDARTIINAFTKSLKDLADQSVRRDAEAEAWLEQRRGRLMAPAREDGTGDGA